From a single Planococcus shenhongbingii genomic region:
- the pdxA gene encoding 4-hydroxythreonine-4-phosphate dehydrogenase PdxA — MQASKPIIGITMGDAAGVGPEIILKSFEHDVVHDTSRSFVIGDASILERAKKFTGSTKTINRISHVSEANFEKEAIDCLDLNLLSDSLPIGQVSPEAGDAAFQYLAKAIDLANAKEIDAICTAPLNKEALQKGGHMYPGHTEILAELTGTKDYSMMLSAPNLKVIHVTTHVGIIDAINMITPERVFYVIQLAHDTLLKAGIEEPKIAVCGINPHAGENGLFGYGEEEEKVIPAVEKAKAMGINVQGPLPADTLFFRTVRGDFDIVVAMYHDQGHAPVKVLGLEAGVNITVGLPIIRTSVDHGTAFDIAGTGIADEKSLVEALRQAVELAPKNQ, encoded by the coding sequence ATGCAAGCAAGTAAACCGATTATCGGAATTACTATGGGAGACGCTGCTGGTGTTGGACCTGAAATTATTTTAAAAAGTTTTGAACACGATGTTGTCCATGATACAAGCCGTTCGTTCGTCATAGGCGACGCTTCAATTTTAGAACGTGCAAAGAAGTTTACAGGAAGCACAAAAACCATCAATCGCATCAGCCATGTTTCCGAAGCAAATTTTGAAAAAGAAGCAATTGATTGTCTGGATCTGAACTTGCTTTCGGATTCTTTGCCAATTGGACAAGTTTCACCCGAAGCGGGAGATGCAGCTTTTCAATACTTGGCAAAAGCGATTGACCTGGCAAATGCCAAAGAAATTGATGCGATATGTACTGCACCGTTAAACAAAGAGGCGCTTCAAAAAGGCGGCCATATGTACCCGGGGCACACCGAAATCTTAGCCGAGTTGACCGGTACTAAAGATTATTCGATGATGTTATCGGCTCCAAACTTAAAGGTTATTCATGTAACCACCCATGTTGGCATTATTGATGCTATTAACATGATTACACCTGAACGCGTATTCTATGTGATTCAGCTGGCGCATGATACCTTATTAAAAGCTGGAATTGAAGAACCCAAAATCGCAGTGTGCGGCATTAATCCGCACGCGGGCGAGAATGGATTATTTGGGTACGGTGAAGAAGAAGAAAAAGTAATTCCTGCTGTCGAGAAAGCAAAAGCAATGGGAATAAACGTTCAAGGACCGCTTCCTGCCGACACACTGTTTTTCCGTACTGTTCGTGGAGATTTTGACATCGTCGTTGCCATGTACCATGATCAGGGCCATGCACCTGTCAAAGTACTAGGGCTTGAAGCGGGAGTCAATATTACAGTCGGGTTGCCGATTATCCGGACAAGTGTCGACCATGGAACAGCATTTGATATTGCAGGAACAGGCATTGCTGATGAAAAAAGCTTAGTTGAAGCATTGCGCCAAGCTGTAGAGCTGGCTCCGAAAAATCAATGA
- a CDS encoding ATP-binding protein has translation MSSTYQNISLAIKVLFMFWILLMFIGIDEQPDRQIKSEQTIQLDSAQRHLEIEDEVFIFEDQEGDLTIEDVTQPLIEMQFLPNNDGIPNEGFTDHVYWLRFQIQNQEPEKNWLLEIAAPSLDSAILYSPISAGEFEAKELGRTSDSGDSNFYHRNLIYQLEMPETAEKTFYMRVESAGPLQIPISIWEMGGFEEKGRTTAALIGIVSGIIFVLLLYHLVQFIKVRQLSYLYYAFLAFSLIFTFTSLAGLTLAFIWPDVLWLDEQFLLLFIGLSNIFAILFAENFLDMRRHLPRAEKIFQFLIAVSLLGIGILFFSSETVRWVLPALLLATIAFIFVLAIICMNKGILYSRYFAIALFLLVFGIGVSFSTLAGLLPLTDRSHHGGYLAVCLGVFFMALALTDKAAVKRQEKYNLERKAIERQRLAMESLKHANERKDELLAITSHSLRTPLYGMIGIAESLQEMSAGRVSQAMSHQLGTIISSGKKLAHMINDILDFSKLKQNALDIHVEPVNLSNIVEAVITVCAPLVKDKDVALYQTISDSVPLVIADSDRVQQILFNLVGNSIKYTQTGEIVISAQKAGKQVKISVRDTGKGIQPDKIPSLFEPYRQEDEESGTASGVGIGLNISKRLIELQGGWLEVESEVGAGSTFSFTLPIYIKEELEETEADEDIVVEELSTEELAHSMVQRRFDRKQMRVLVVDHEDINRQMVTYQLMREGFEVTGVTEGQGALQLLEEQPIDMVILEWELADMTGDELCRNIRKKFTLTELPILMLSKEEGLQHKTNAFTAGANDYLVKPCDKEEFLMRVETLANLRSLTQEITNINYFLERNIKERTMALEITNMNLVTVNDEIQEIEKSRNEMLSTISHELGTPITLIHSYIQAVKESLIDEKNPRYLDMIHNKLLLLERLTEDLVELSKYKSGNMTLRFEQVELGSWLQRLIIGMESDVTQSGRIFEHHKGKHESWEDKMILSIDVDRIDQVFSNVLWNAVKHTSSIDGKITVSAEVYTNDKEDAVLDLEEFDGEVIIKVSDTGSGIDKDVLPHIFDRFFKMDESTKHKGSGLGLAIAKEIILSHKGEIWAESEVGKGSVFYIALPLNF, from the coding sequence ATGTCTTCAACTTATCAAAATATATCTTTGGCGATTAAAGTATTGTTTATGTTTTGGATATTGCTAATGTTCATAGGAATTGATGAACAGCCGGACCGTCAAATCAAAAGTGAACAGACTATACAGCTTGACTCTGCCCAAAGACATCTGGAAATCGAAGATGAAGTATTTATTTTCGAGGATCAAGAAGGGGATTTGACAATTGAAGATGTTACACAGCCGCTGATAGAAATGCAATTTCTTCCAAACAACGATGGCATACCGAATGAAGGGTTTACCGATCATGTCTATTGGTTGAGATTTCAAATACAGAATCAGGAACCTGAAAAAAATTGGCTGCTTGAAATTGCAGCTCCTTCTTTAGATAGCGCTATTTTATATTCGCCGATTTCTGCAGGAGAATTTGAAGCAAAAGAGTTGGGAAGGACCAGTGATTCGGGCGATAGTAATTTTTATCACCGAAACTTGATTTACCAATTGGAAATGCCGGAGACGGCTGAGAAGACTTTTTATATGAGAGTAGAATCAGCTGGACCGCTGCAAATTCCGATCTCCATATGGGAAATGGGAGGTTTTGAAGAGAAGGGCCGAACGACTGCGGCTCTCATCGGAATTGTCAGCGGAATCATTTTTGTGTTATTGCTTTATCACTTGGTGCAATTTATAAAAGTGCGGCAATTGAGTTATTTATATTATGCCTTTCTTGCTTTTTCATTAATTTTTACATTTACTTCATTAGCAGGGCTGACATTGGCATTTATTTGGCCGGATGTGCTTTGGCTGGATGAACAGTTCTTATTATTATTTATAGGATTATCGAATATTTTCGCCATTCTTTTTGCGGAAAACTTTTTGGACATGCGGCGCCATCTTCCAAGAGCCGAGAAAATTTTTCAGTTTTTGATTGCCGTCAGTTTACTGGGGATAGGTATTTTGTTCTTTTCCAGCGAAACGGTGCGCTGGGTGCTTCCGGCTTTGCTGCTGGCTACAATCGCTTTTATATTCGTTCTGGCCATTATCTGTATGAACAAAGGAATATTGTATTCCCGTTATTTTGCAATAGCCCTGTTTTTGCTGGTGTTTGGAATAGGGGTATCGTTCTCAACGCTTGCCGGCCTGTTGCCTTTGACAGATCGGTCTCATCATGGCGGCTATCTGGCTGTATGTCTCGGGGTGTTTTTCATGGCACTGGCATTAACGGACAAGGCTGCTGTAAAGCGGCAGGAAAAATACAATCTTGAACGCAAAGCGATAGAACGGCAACGTTTGGCTATGGAGTCATTAAAACATGCCAATGAACGGAAAGATGAATTGCTGGCTATTACATCACATAGTTTAAGAACGCCTTTATATGGAATGATCGGAATAGCGGAATCTCTTCAGGAGATGTCTGCCGGAAGAGTTTCTCAAGCAATGTCCCATCAACTTGGCACTATCATATCGAGTGGGAAAAAATTGGCGCATATGATCAATGACATCCTGGATTTCTCGAAGCTGAAACAGAATGCCTTGGATATCCATGTAGAGCCAGTAAACTTATCCAATATAGTGGAAGCCGTAATAACGGTATGTGCGCCGTTAGTAAAAGATAAAGATGTGGCACTTTACCAGACCATCTCTGACAGCGTGCCTTTGGTTATTGCAGATTCAGACCGGGTCCAGCAGATATTGTTCAATTTGGTTGGCAATTCAATCAAGTACACTCAAACCGGCGAAATTGTGATTTCTGCACAAAAAGCTGGGAAGCAAGTTAAAATTTCAGTCAGGGATACAGGAAAAGGGATACAGCCAGACAAAATTCCATCATTATTCGAGCCTTACAGACAGGAAGATGAAGAATCTGGCACAGCAAGCGGAGTTGGAATTGGATTGAATATTTCAAAGCGGTTGATTGAACTGCAAGGAGGGTGGCTGGAGGTTGAATCGGAAGTAGGTGCCGGATCTACATTCAGTTTCACGCTTCCGATCTATATAAAAGAAGAATTGGAAGAAACCGAAGCTGACGAAGATATTGTCGTAGAAGAGTTATCTACCGAAGAACTGGCACATTCAATGGTGCAGCGCAGATTCGACAGGAAACAAATGAGAGTTCTGGTTGTTGACCATGAAGATATCAACCGGCAGATGGTAACTTATCAGCTTATGAGAGAAGGCTTCGAAGTAACAGGAGTTACAGAAGGGCAAGGTGCTTTGCAGCTGCTGGAAGAACAGCCTATCGATATGGTCATTTTGGAATGGGAATTGGCAGATATGACTGGCGATGAACTATGCCGCAACATTCGGAAGAAATTTACTTTGACTGAATTGCCGATATTGATGTTATCGAAAGAAGAAGGGCTTCAGCATAAAACAAATGCCTTTACCGCAGGAGCTAATGATTATTTAGTGAAACCATGCGATAAAGAAGAATTTTTAATGCGCGTAGAGACGCTCGCGAACTTAAGAAGCCTGACACAAGAAATCACTAATATTAATTACTTCCTGGAGCGCAATATTAAAGAACGAACCATGGCACTGGAAATCACCAACATGAATCTAGTGACAGTCAATGATGAAATTCAGGAAATCGAGAAATCACGGAATGAGATGCTTTCTACAATCTCGCATGAATTAGGTACTCCGATTACATTGATCCATAGTTATATCCAAGCGGTAAAAGAAAGTTTAATTGATGAAAAGAACCCCCGGTATTTGGATATGATCCATAATAAATTATTGCTGCTGGAGCGGTTAACGGAAGATCTGGTTGAGCTGTCGAAATACAAATCGGGCAATATGACTTTGAGGTTTGAGCAAGTAGAGCTGGGAAGCTGGCTGCAGCGCCTGATTATTGGAATGGAATCAGATGTTACCCAAAGCGGCCGCATTTTTGAACATCATAAAGGAAAACATGAGTCTTGGGAAGACAAAATGATATTGTCCATAGATGTTGACCGGATTGATCAAGTATTTTCGAATGTTTTATGGAATGCTGTCAAACATACATCTTCAATAGATGGCAAGATTACGGTTTCTGCCGAAGTTTATACCAATGATAAAGAAGATGCGGTACTTGACCTGGAAGAATTTGACGGAGAAGTGATTATTAAAGTATCCGATACAGGAAGCGGCATTGATAAAGATGTCTTGCCTCATATTTTTGACCGCTTTTTCAAAATGGATGAATCCACAAAACATAAAGGCAGTGGGTTGGGGCTTGCAATTGCAAAAGAAATTATTCTATCGCATAAAGGTGAAATTTGGGCAGAAAGTGAAGTAGGCAAAGGAAGTGTGTTCTATATCGCGCTGCCGCTGAATTTCTGA
- a CDS encoding sigma-54-dependent transcriptional regulator: protein MRKISIGFISPYDAMVPMIEELKQGQTDLEISAEVGNLEKGVSIAKEMEKQGTDIIISRGGTAKLIRDAVLLPVIDVHMSGYDLMRSIMLANDHSEEKKALVGFSNITIGAASIVSLLEIDMEVVTLTDASEVETILTQLKEAGYTRILGDVVTVNAAARHGLNGLLIQSGREAILQSFEEARRLFKTLKKNQQLLRVLGQLVTEREQDFMIAAESGIVLFENWLSFERLPIASEELESLKKQVLEEGSSVLRVINDAEFPFSVQVNSWQDRNELLFSFFFKRISASTLELYGGKAEEINQLPQIVTESKAMKNIKQLIEEPLLAAEPVILVGKAGTGKQTIARYIHAYHEKKGYFVSLSIEELKKSFGELHSLNTSTLFLIVNKVSAALNVYEIKELLTIMAAQKVQVILSTEEMPSELAEALELHEAIRIILPDLNDRQEDIEFLVRQFLTEFHQSLGTQPIKVRDDAMEELKQIEWNGHLNELKAYIKKLALAEKDYVIEKSALQKTPVTSHVPRKEKGFIISEKDTLKTIERKIIELILQEEGYNQTKAAKRLGINRATLWRKLKS, encoded by the coding sequence ATGAGAAAAATCAGCATTGGCTTTATATCGCCATATGATGCGATGGTTCCAATGATTGAAGAATTAAAGCAAGGCCAGACCGATTTGGAGATTTCTGCTGAAGTAGGAAATCTGGAAAAAGGAGTGTCCATCGCAAAAGAGATGGAAAAGCAGGGGACTGATATCATAATCAGTCGGGGTGGGACGGCTAAATTGATACGGGATGCTGTGTTGCTTCCGGTTATTGATGTCCATATGTCCGGTTATGATTTAATGCGCTCGATCATGCTGGCGAATGACCATTCCGAAGAAAAAAAAGCGCTGGTGGGCTTTTCCAATATAACAATAGGAGCGGCTTCGATTGTCAGCTTGCTGGAAATTGATATGGAAGTGGTAACCTTGACAGACGCTTCGGAAGTAGAGACGATCTTAACTCAGTTAAAAGAAGCTGGATATACACGAATTCTTGGTGATGTTGTGACTGTCAATGCAGCGGCACGGCACGGCTTGAACGGGCTGTTGATCCAATCGGGACGTGAGGCGATTTTACAATCGTTTGAAGAAGCGCGGCGGCTATTTAAAACCCTGAAAAAAAATCAGCAATTGCTGCGGGTTTTAGGACAGCTGGTTACTGAGCGAGAGCAGGACTTTATGATTGCTGCAGAAAGTGGCATTGTCTTATTCGAAAACTGGCTTTCTTTCGAACGTCTCCCGATAGCCAGTGAAGAGCTGGAATCACTGAAGAAGCAGGTGCTGGAAGAGGGTTCATCAGTATTAAGAGTTATAAACGATGCGGAATTTCCTTTTAGTGTTCAGGTAAATTCATGGCAAGACCGGAATGAACTCCTTTTTTCTTTCTTTTTCAAACGCATTTCTGCTTCAACTCTGGAACTATATGGAGGCAAAGCTGAAGAAATCAATCAGCTGCCTCAAATAGTAACGGAAAGTAAAGCCATGAAGAACATTAAACAATTGATAGAAGAACCCCTGCTAGCGGCAGAGCCTGTTATTTTGGTGGGGAAAGCAGGGACAGGCAAACAGACGATTGCCCGCTATATTCATGCCTACCATGAAAAAAAGGGATATTTCGTTTCTCTGTCAATTGAAGAGCTGAAAAAGTCATTCGGGGAATTGCATTCTTTAAATACCTCGACTTTATTTTTAATAGTGAATAAAGTTTCTGCTGCATTGAATGTCTATGAAATTAAAGAGCTGCTTACCATTATGGCTGCCCAAAAAGTACAAGTTATTTTATCAACTGAAGAAATGCCTTCGGAATTAGCCGAGGCACTGGAATTGCATGAAGCCATTAGAATTATTCTGCCGGATTTAAACGACAGGCAAGAAGATATTGAATTTCTGGTTCGTCAATTTTTAACTGAATTTCATCAATCGCTTGGCACGCAGCCGATCAAAGTGCGGGATGATGCAATGGAAGAGTTGAAACAAATCGAATGGAACGGCCACTTGAATGAACTGAAAGCATACATTAAAAAATTGGCTTTAGCTGAAAAAGATTATGTCATTGAGAAAAGCGCTTTGCAAAAAACACCAGTGACTTCTCACGTCCCTCGTAAAGAAAAAGGATTCATCATTAGCGAAAAAGATACTTTAAAAACAATCGAACGAAAAATCATTGAGCTAATTTTGCAAGAAGAAGGATACAACCAAACAAAAGCTGCAAAACGGCTAGGCATAAATCGGGCAACTCTATGGCGCAAACTCAAAAGCTGA
- a CDS encoding four-carbon acid sugar kinase family protein, with product MTAQLGIIADDFTGANDSGVRLAQKGLKSKVILSGPEEQHDTDNQDIDVWIVDTDSRAMAEEDAYHAVFHEVTRLKKRGVESFYKKVDSTLRGSVAAELKALQDAAAMDVIFVAPAFPDMGRTVEEGVLYVNGAAITETEFAQDPKTPVLHSYIPDLLASGNIKTAVLTRRILHSATPEKWVLEQVRFGVRWIVCDAVEEEDFRLLAQLEPNLDLKIGWAGSAGLINHLYTKQARGSQKKTLPKPVGKVLVVSGSLSAKTQEQLKRLEIRKATKMIEIDPLELLKDPVQAGKRISVLAEPDSWDSAVIFVDGSKENRNKVSEWATEFHWTANQTGKAISEGLGHLVHAALEVADFDAIIMTGGDTAKDICSILGILDMELLFEVEAGLPLGLMKWNNKELVAITKAGGFGMADSLGNAVNYLRGVKLHASK from the coding sequence ATGACAGCTCAGCTTGGCATCATTGCAGATGATTTTACAGGAGCAAACGATAGTGGAGTAAGACTGGCGCAAAAAGGCTTAAAGTCGAAGGTTATACTCTCCGGTCCAGAAGAACAACATGACACCGATAACCAGGACATAGATGTGTGGATTGTCGATACGGATAGCCGTGCGATGGCTGAAGAAGATGCTTATCATGCAGTTTTTCATGAAGTAACACGATTAAAAAAACGGGGAGTAGAGTCATTCTACAAAAAGGTCGACTCTACTCTTCGAGGTTCAGTTGCGGCAGAATTGAAAGCGTTGCAGGATGCGGCGGCAATGGACGTTATATTTGTTGCACCGGCTTTTCCCGACATGGGAAGAACTGTGGAAGAAGGTGTTTTATATGTCAATGGGGCAGCTATTACAGAAACGGAATTTGCGCAGGATCCGAAAACTCCGGTGCTTCACAGCTATATACCGGATTTATTAGCTTCAGGCAATATTAAAACAGCAGTGCTGACACGTCGCATCCTGCATTCAGCTACCCCAGAAAAATGGGTGTTAGAACAAGTGCGATTTGGAGTTCGATGGATTGTATGTGATGCTGTAGAAGAAGAAGACTTTCGTTTATTGGCGCAACTCGAACCAAATCTAGACTTAAAAATCGGTTGGGCTGGTTCAGCGGGTTTGATCAATCATTTATATACAAAGCAGGCAAGAGGCAGTCAAAAAAAAACTTTGCCAAAACCGGTCGGTAAAGTATTGGTAGTTTCGGGGAGTTTGTCGGCAAAAACTCAGGAGCAGCTGAAAAGACTTGAGATTAGAAAAGCCACAAAAATGATTGAAATAGACCCATTGGAACTGTTGAAAGATCCGGTGCAAGCCGGCAAAAGAATTTCTGTTCTTGCGGAACCTGACAGCTGGGATAGTGCTGTTATATTCGTTGACGGGTCCAAAGAAAACCGGAATAAGGTCAGTGAATGGGCCACTGAATTTCACTGGACTGCCAATCAAACAGGCAAGGCCATATCTGAAGGGTTGGGACATCTGGTCCATGCCGCACTGGAAGTGGCAGATTTTGATGCTATTATCATGACCGGCGGAGACACGGCAAAAGACATTTGCAGTATCCTCGGCATCCTTGATATGGAGCTGCTTTTTGAAGTGGAAGCTGGTCTGCCGCTCGGTTTGATGAAATGGAACAATAAAGAATTAGTGGCTATTACAAAAGCTGGCGGATTCGGCATGGCCGATTCACTTGGCAATGCTGTGAATTATTTGAGAGGAGTGAAACTGCATGCAAGCAAGTAA
- a CDS encoding 2-keto-3-deoxygluconate permease produces MKIKKTLERIPGGMMVVPLLLAATINTLAPDLLRIGGFTEALFVDSANALIALFLLCTGAQINVKMFGVSLAKGATLLTTKWVVGAAVGLIAYMFAGDNGLWLGIAPIAVIAAMTNSNGGLYMALVGQYGGKDDRAAYSLLALNDGPFLTMVALVIFGTMGFVEGLFSPLTFIAVLLPIIIGMILGNLDEDMRSFLEQGSSMLIPFFAFALGMGIDFQAIIEGGLGGIALGLMTVFITGTAGYMIFKALKWNPIVGAAEGSTAGNAVATPAAIAAANASFASMVDIATVQVAASTVTTAILLPLYIAFLVKRLERKGFMFDNGSLIRKEALRSDG; encoded by the coding sequence ATGAAAATTAAAAAAACACTGGAACGTATTCCAGGCGGTATGATGGTCGTCCCTTTGCTGTTGGCTGCAACAATCAATACCTTGGCACCGGATTTATTGAGAATTGGCGGTTTCACGGAAGCGCTTTTTGTCGATAGTGCAAATGCCCTTATCGCTTTGTTCCTTCTTTGTACTGGGGCGCAGATTAATGTTAAAATGTTTGGCGTCTCCTTGGCTAAAGGGGCGACGCTGTTAACAACGAAATGGGTAGTCGGTGCAGCAGTTGGGCTTATTGCATATATGTTTGCCGGTGATAATGGCTTATGGCTTGGAATTGCTCCTATAGCTGTAATTGCTGCAATGACAAACAGCAATGGCGGCCTTTACATGGCACTTGTAGGACAATACGGCGGAAAAGATGACCGCGCTGCTTATTCTTTGTTAGCATTAAACGATGGTCCATTCTTGACTATGGTCGCTTTGGTTATTTTCGGGACGATGGGATTTGTCGAAGGGCTATTTTCTCCGTTAACTTTTATAGCTGTCCTGTTGCCGATTATTATCGGAATGATACTTGGAAATCTGGATGAAGATATGCGTTCTTTCTTGGAACAAGGCAGCTCAATGCTGATTCCGTTCTTCGCTTTCGCCCTTGGAATGGGCATTGATTTCCAAGCGATTATCGAAGGTGGACTAGGTGGAATTGCTCTTGGTTTAATGACGGTGTTCATTACAGGTACTGCAGGATACATGATCTTTAAAGCATTAAAATGGAATCCGATTGTTGGAGCCGCAGAAGGTTCAACAGCCGGAAACGCAGTAGCAACTCCAGCGGCTATTGCTGCAGCGAACGCAAGTTTTGCATCGATGGTTGATATTGCAACAGTACAGGTAGCTGCATCTACCGTGACGACAGCAATTTTGCTGCCTCTGTATATTGCATTTTTAGTAAAACGATTAGAAAGAAAAGGATTTATGTTCGATAATGGGTCTTTGATTAGAAAAGAGGCTTTAAGGAGTGACGGATAA
- a CDS encoding DUF4870 domain-containing protein has product MVENNFKMSNEQQLGNLEKQTVFKRPAEVGVAGSDNTSIGLTENIAGSLAYLFGFFSGFILLLIERENRFVRFHAFQSIYLSIVFFTVFTVLGMLPMIGWLSGVILSPIGLVLWIILMLNAYNGKYSKIFYIGQFAEKQLH; this is encoded by the coding sequence ATGGTTGAGAACAACTTTAAAATGTCCAATGAGCAGCAACTGGGAAATCTGGAAAAGCAAACAGTGTTCAAACGGCCTGCAGAAGTGGGCGTTGCAGGCTCGGATAATACTTCGATCGGGCTCACTGAAAATATTGCTGGTTCGCTTGCTTACTTATTCGGTTTTTTCTCTGGTTTCATTTTACTTTTAATCGAAAGAGAAAATCGATTTGTCCGATTCCATGCATTTCAATCGATTTATTTATCCATTGTGTTTTTCACCGTATTTACGGTACTGGGCATGCTTCCAATGATTGGCTGGCTGTCCGGGGTTATCTTATCGCCAATCGGTTTAGTGCTCTGGATCATTTTGATGTTAAACGCCTATAACGGCAAATATTCAAAAATTTTTTATATCGGCCAATTTGCTGAAAAGCAATTGCATTAA
- a CDS encoding response regulator transcription factor, producing the protein MSEATVLVVEDEEGIRELIRLFLVKKGYRVIDAEDGYEAMDMLARENPDLILLDIEMPGMNGLEVCEQIRMQTKLPILFVSYRKELSYKIQGLEVGGDDYITKPFDFNELEARIRAILRRNGWTNGEDDKLSILQYNNIKIHIDARELYIDDKPVRLYHKEFQLLLLLAQNPNRVWTAEQLYDRVWGYYSEGDIQTVKVHISNLRRKVERDPANPVHIRTVRGFGYKFATE; encoded by the coding sequence ATGAGTGAAGCAACAGTGCTGGTCGTCGAAGACGAAGAAGGCATCCGTGAACTGATCCGATTGTTTCTGGTGAAAAAGGGCTACCGTGTCATTGATGCAGAAGATGGCTATGAAGCCATGGATATGCTGGCACGAGAAAATCCAGACCTCATTTTGCTGGATATTGAAATGCCGGGAATGAATGGGTTGGAAGTGTGCGAACAAATCCGCATGCAGACAAAACTGCCTATCCTTTTTGTCAGCTACCGAAAAGAATTATCTTATAAAATCCAAGGCCTTGAAGTCGGAGGAGATGATTACATCACCAAACCTTTTGACTTTAATGAACTGGAAGCGCGAATCAGAGCTATCCTAAGAAGAAATGGCTGGACGAACGGCGAAGATGATAAATTGTCAATTCTGCAATACAACAATATAAAGATTCATATTGACGCCCGGGAATTATATATCGACGATAAACCTGTACGCCTTTACCATAAAGAATTCCAGCTTCTTTTGCTGCTTGCCCAAAATCCAAACCGGGTATGGACCGCTGAGCAATTGTATGACCGGGTTTGGGGATATTATTCCGAAGGTGACATCCAGACAGTGAAAGTCCATATCAGTAATTTGCGAAGGAAAGTAGAGAGAGATCCTGCTAACCCTGTTCATATTAGAACAGTCAGAGGATTTGGTTATAAGTTTGCGACTGAATAA
- a CDS encoding LCP family glycopolymer transferase, with translation MFKPNNKSRKTKKKKRWVNRSLIFFILLGVIYLVVFFPKASSTLDNIHQPIEREASPKRAEKIVLEEKNPISVLLLGVDEREDDRGRSDTMIVLTINPADQSTKMVSIPRDTYTEIVGLDMSDKINHAYAFGGIEMSLDTTENLLDIPIDYVVQLNMDGFKDIIDALDGITVDNSFAFDGFEKGVITLSGDEALDYVRMRYQDPNGDFGRQDRQKQVIKSIMTEAVSATTLFNYPKIFDALGKNVKTNMEFNAMIDIQSNYREASKNVEQLIFEKGTGETIGGIWYYMMDEDEFAAVKDQLKEHLQLK, from the coding sequence ATGTTTAAACCAAATAACAAAAGCCGAAAAACTAAAAAAAAGAAGCGCTGGGTTAATCGCTCCCTCATATTTTTTATTTTGCTTGGTGTCATTTATCTAGTTGTCTTCTTCCCTAAAGCTTCAAGCACATTGGATAACATCCACCAGCCCATTGAAAGAGAAGCATCACCAAAACGAGCGGAAAAAATAGTGCTGGAAGAGAAAAATCCGATATCTGTTCTGCTATTGGGAGTCGATGAAAGAGAAGATGACCGGGGACGCTCCGATACAATGATCGTTTTGACTATTAATCCAGCGGATCAATCTACAAAAATGGTCAGTATTCCCCGAGACACCTATACAGAAATCGTAGGGCTTGATATGTCGGATAAAATTAATCACGCTTATGCTTTCGGAGGAATTGAAATGTCGCTTGATACCACGGAGAACTTACTGGATATTCCGATTGATTATGTCGTCCAATTGAATATGGACGGCTTTAAAGATATAATCGATGCTTTGGACGGCATCACAGTTGATAATTCCTTTGCTTTTGACGGCTTTGAAAAAGGAGTCATCACCTTGTCTGGTGATGAGGCATTAGACTATGTGCGCATGAGGTATCAAGATCCCAACGGCGACTTTGGCCGCCAGGACCGCCAAAAGCAAGTAATCAAAAGCATAATGACAGAAGCGGTCTCCGCCACTACGCTGTTCAATTACCCTAAAATTTTTGATGCTTTAGGAAAAAACGTTAAAACCAATATGGAATTTAATGCCATGATTGATATTCAGAGCAATTACCGGGAAGCTTCGAAAAATGTAGAGCAGCTCATTTTTGAAAAAGGGACTGGCGAAACAATTGGCGGCATTTGGTATTACATGATGGATGAAGATGAATTCGCTGCTGTAAAAGATCAATTGAAAGAGCATTTGCAGTTGAAGTGA